In Pan troglodytes isolate AG18354 chromosome 5, NHGRI_mPanTro3-v2.0_pri, whole genome shotgun sequence, the sequence atttttttgtattgcaggaataataataattcccCTCAGAGTTATTGTGAACAATAAATGAGTCAATATTCATACAATTCTTAGGCAGGCCCAAAGAAAGACCATTTCTGGAGACTGTACTTCCAAGTTAGATTCCTTTCACaagttcttttttcattttttctaggtAGAAAGTTTCCCCAGTGAAGTTTGTATGTGTCTATCAGATGTgtcacatgcacaaacacatctAATGCATAATACAGTTGTATATATAATGAgcttatttgaaatgaaaaaacaacTACACTTTGAGACTCTTGCACTGTACCGTATGATATGGCTTGAATATGTGTCTCCACCAAATCTCAAGTTGTATTGTAACCCTGACAATGAGGTGATTGGATCTTACAGGTTGATACCTCAgagcttggtgctgttcttgtgataatgcataagttctcatgagatctggttgtgtaaaagtgtgtggtacctcTCCACCTcttctcctgcttttgccatgtgatgtgcctaatccccctttgccttccaccatgagtaaaagctccctgaggcctccccagaagctgagcagatgccatcACCATGgttgtacagcctgaagaactgtgagccagttaaacctattttctttgtaaattacccagcctcaagtatttctttatagcaatgcaaaaatggcctaatacagcAAATTGGTACTGAGGAGCTGGCTTGGCTATAAAGATACTTAAAAATGTGAAAggaactttggaactgggtaacaggcagagggtggaagagtttggagggctcagaagatgggaagatgagggaaagtttagaatttcttagagactggttaaatgtttgtgacaaaaatgctgatagtgatatggacagtgaagtccaggctgacaAAGTCTCAGATGgcaatgaggaacttattgggaactaaaGCAAAGGTCATGtgtgttatgccttagcaaagaacttggttgccttgtgcccctgccctagggatctgtggaagtttgcaCTTCAGAGTgttgatttagggtatctggcagaagaaatttttaagcagcaaaggaAGATGTAGCCTGGCTCTTTCTAACAGTCTATCTGTCCTCAGATGTAGAAgcaaagaaatgatttaaagttggaagttatatttaaaggggaagcagagcataaaagtttggaaaatttgcagaggaaagaaaaaaaaaagctttttcagcagagaaattcaagcaggccatggagcaaccacttgctagagagagTTGCATAACTAAAAATGAGCCAAGTGCTAATAgtcaagaaaataggaaaaaggcctcaaaggcatttcagaaatctAAGAGGCGATGCCTCCCATCATAGgctcagaggcccaggaggacTTAAGGATTTCAGCGCCAGATCCTGGGTCCCACTGCCCTGCACCACTCCAGGAGGCTGCTCCTAAATCCTGGTTGCTCAGGCTCCAGCCATGGTTCCAATgggcccaggtacagctcaggctgctgctgTGGAGGGTAGAAGctgtaagccttggtggcttccatgtggtgttaagcctgtggataTGCACAgtgcaagagtgaaggaggcttggAAGCCTCTGCCTAGAGTTAAGAGGTTGTATGAGAaggcctgggtgtccaggcagaagcctgctgtaAGGGGCAGAAACCCCTttagagaacctctactagggcagtccagaggggaaatgtggagttggaggccccacacagggtccccactggggcactgcctagtggagctgtgggaagggggccaccatccagaccccaaaatggcAGATCCACCAGCAGCTTAGACTCTGtgcttggaaaagccacaggcattcaACAACCTGGGAGAGCAGCGTggggctgaaccctgcaaagccacagaagtggaactgcccaaggccttgggaacccACCCCTTGCACCATTGTGCCCTAGATGTGGGACAtataggagattattttggaactttaagatttaatgactgccttgctGCATTTCAAGCTTGAATGGAGCctatagcccctttcttttggctgatttctcccttttacaATGGgagtgtttacccaatgcctgcacctccattgtatcttggaagtaaataaattgtgatttacaggttcataggtggaAGAAATTCATctccagatgagactttggacttggacttgcgacttttgagttaatgccagAATGAtgtaagactttaggggactatTGAGCAGTCCCCTAAAAATACtgactgtattttgcaatgtgaggacTTGAGACTTgggggccaggagcagaatgatatggtttgagtATATGTccccatcaaatctcatgttgaattgtaatcaccaatgttggaggtgaagcctgatgggaggtgattggatcgtggaggtagatccctcatggcttggtgctgtccttgcaataatgagtgagttctcatgagatctgttgtgTAAAAGTGTGtcatctccctccctgccttgctcctgctttcactatgtgatatgcctgctccccTTTCACCTTCCGTTGTGAGTAAAATCTCCCTGAAGGctcaccagaagctgaaaagatgccaacaccatgcttttacagcctgcagaaccgtgagcgaattaaacttctttataaattacccatcctcaggtatttctttatagtaatgcaagaacagcctaatacataGTATATACACATTAGTTGATTATAGATAATCTCATATCAAATTGGCACAGTTTAAcaatcattaaaatattaataagcaTGAGAGTGAACTTCAAATTGGCCATATCCAAGAACTCTGTCATAGTTCTTTCTCTTGTCAGGATATTCTGCCTACTTTTAGATATCCTATATTTCAGGGTTCTTCTAGTGAGACAATTtgcaaaaatcttcaaatttTGGATCTCCCTGGTTTCATAATGCCTCCAAAAACTAAATATTTCCTAACAATCTCTCTTCTCCAGAATGAGATATAGTatttaataatgtaataatattcCACTAAGTACAACATTCCCATTAGTTCTCATATTACCTTATGGCAGTATGGGCATTCTCAAATCTTCAGAGACTTCTGTTGGGGACAAGAACTTTTGCTTTAGTAGCTTTAGAGGCTTTGTAACTTACCTACTGGGAGATGCAGTATTCATCTGTCATGTAATTGTCAATATTTTAGTTCCACTGCACTAGAGAAGTATTTCTCTACCCTTCAGACCTACCATTCCCTTTActattctgaaataaaattcatagataatactacctacctacctatgaaataatttcaaaagtatCAATATGTTACCTTAACTGTAAtatgaaggagaaggaaaaggaaagtgatTTATAATCGAATAATATGCATTTCAGCATGTAAATGACTGGATGAAATAGATGCTTACACCTATTAGAATCACTGAATACAACTACAAATGCAGCCTGATTTATGAATTATATTTGTGAATCTAATACCATAAGTGGTTTTATTTCCCTGAAATGGTGAAAAATTCCTAATaacattgaaacaaaaaatgtatattttggctggacgtggtggctcatgcctgtaatcccagcgctttaggaggctgaggtgggcaggtcacttgagcccaagagtttgatgccaacctgggcaacctggtgaaaccccatctctacaaaaaaaattaaaagttagccatacatggtggtgtgtgcctgtagtcccagctacttaggaggctgaagtcagaggatcacctgagcctggagaggtcaaggctgcagtgaactgtaattgtaccgctgcactccagcctgggtgatagagtgagaccctgtctcaaaaaaagaaagaaaaaaaatgtatatttccttgattttccaATACATATAAAAGCTATGCAAAATACTTTGTATGTATGCATAAAGTGTTACTAGGTTTTAGTTTCAGGTAATTATTAACAACTTTTTTGAAAGTCAGGTATGATAAATGACAGTTCTTTGTTCTGCAGGAATGTCTATCATCCCTGGCCCCCATTAAATTCTAATAGTACTATCCAATCATTGTGACAACCCAAAATAACCTCACAAATTCTCCAGAGTCTCCCTAGGATGCCATCTTGAGGAGCACTGTAATAAAAGAGAGAGGTTATAGTGAACTgacaataaaataatgtgttaggccattcttgcattgctatggaaatgaaatacctgagactgggtaatttatagagaaaatagatttaattggctcacagttctgcaggctgtgcaagcatttctccagcatctgcttctggtgagggcctcaggaactttccaattatggtggaaggtaaagggggaGCAAGCATGTCACATGGTAAGAGCAGGGGCAAGAGACAGCAAGGGAGGGGAGGTCCCAAACTTTTAAGCAACTAAATCTCACATGAACTAACTGAggaagaactcacttatcaccaagaggATGCTGCTAAACCAATCAggaggaatctgcccccatgatccaaccatctcccaccaggccccacttccaacattgggaatcacatttttttctttttttcaggggaggctggggaggaatcacatttcagcatgagatttggagggaacaaatatctaaaccatatcaaataACAATGGAGGAGCTTAAGGATCTGAGCTACAAGAATGGAAGCCAGCCAAGGTAGCAGTAAGGCCAATTCCTATTAAGGAATGTTGGCATCATAAAGTATGCAATTGGATCTTTTTTTGtgtgagacggaatctcactctgtcgcccaggctggagtgcagcggtgcgatctcggctcactgcaacctctgcatcccaggttcaagcaattctccagcctcagccccccgagtagctgggattacaggcatgcaccaccatgcccaactaatttttgtatttttagtagagatggggtttcaccatgttggccaggctggtctcaaactcctgacctcaactgatccacccgcctcagcctcccagagtgttgggattacaggcatgagccactgcgccctccAGCAATTGGATCTTAATGTGAGATTCTACGATAAGAAATTCTGACTCCTGCATCAACCCAGTAGCAGGGCTTTTTATCTTCCCTGTTTTCAGTTGAAAGGCATGTTCTTGGCAAAGCTGAACACAGACAGCATCATCATGTTACTTGAGGTTCTCCATGCATGGCTTCTTGGCACATATCCTCCAAGGCTAACCTCCACATCTGAGAGGTCCCAGTCTATGAGAAAGGAAAGATTTTTATGAAGCCAGATTAACTCCCTAATCTCATGGATATCAAATTATGCTGTGAGCAGAAATATTTGGGGAACTGTTATACAGTTCATTGCCTCCTTTAATACACAAGGACTCCAAGTGAATTAACAAGAGGAGGGGTTAAACAAGCTTTAATTAGGAAATTTAGAGTCCAGGGATGGGCAAGAAGAAAAGGCACAGGTTCCCAGATCTTCCTATTTTCCTGACAAAGGCTGCTGGAGCCAGGGTACTCTGCTGGACACTCTGATAGGTTGGTGTTCCAGGAGAGGTCCTTGCTGCCCTGTTGCTCTCCCTTCTTATAATACAAGTGGAAAACAACATTGTCAGTGTGGACATAAACACACTACTTGGTGCCAGGCAATATGAATGTGAggtgtttgctttttaaacaagagttggccaggcgcagtggctcacgcctgtaatcccagcactttgggaagctggggcgggtggatcacgaggtcaggagatcgagaccatcctggctaacacagtgaaaccccgtctctactaaaaatacaaaaaattagccggggtgtggtggcgagcgcctgtagtcccagctactcaggaggctgaggcaggagaatggtgtgaacccgggaggcggagcttgcagtgagccgagatcgcgccattgcactcgagcctgggcaacagagcgagactccatctcaaaaaaaaaaaaaaacaaaacaagagtcaTCTGGGAAAGCTAGCTGTCTAGTACCTGGGAAGCTTGAGATCTTTGGTAAGTTTCAGCCCCTCTGTAGAGAGAAGGGGCCTCCTGTCCTATGGAAAGCTGAGTTTCTGTTTTATACCCGCCTGCTGTGAGAAGAATGTTAGGGGTCAGAAGATAGTCCAAGTTAGCACTTTGTTCAAGCAACCTAGACTGTATTTCTAAGGCTCTTTCTGGACATTCAACTTGTCAAGTCACATGAACGTATTAAAATACAAATGCCTGGGTCCCATCAGACTTGCTGGGTCCAAAGCAAGGTTCAGATATCTGGAGTAACAAGTGTCATAAGTAATtctgatgtgtatgtgtgtatgtatgtaacctgtgtgtgtgtatgtaaccCGTCTTTTGGCATCTAATTTTAGTCCCTTTCAGAGACTCATTTTCTCCAGCCCCTCCTGCCATAGACCCTTTGAAAGCTCACGCTACCTTTTCTATAGATAAAAACACTGAGATTGAGCTCTGAATAGCTCTGTGTCTTCAGCACCAGCAACCTTGTGTTAAATCATTTCTAATCTGCAGGAACCCCAGCATGTTAATTGAACTTGATCACCCAGTTGAAGGCAGAATAATAGTAGATGTTGGATCTTCAGGAAGCTGAAGAGGGCAGTGCCCAGAAATACCTGTCTTGGTGAGTAGTGTCATAAGAAGACCAACAATTTGATGTTGAGAAGATGAGATCTAGTCCAAGCCCTTGCAATTTGTTGGGTCATGTAGGCAAGTGACTCAATCTGTTTTCTATCTGTCAGATGAGTGGGTTGGCCTAGATGATGTCTAAGTTCTGCTAAATCTCTGATAGTCTAGGACTGTAGACTTCTTTAGAAGAATACCTGAAGTATAATAATTGGAAGAAGGGTTGAGAGGCAAATGGGGATAGCAGTGTGGTCGTtactatttctgaaatttttattctctttcaatCCCAGGAAAATGGTTGCATTCAAACTTGATCaagtcatctttcttttttccatttcttttttctacacTTTGAGAGTCTTGATTCTTCTCATCCTTCTCCTTGCTCTCATTTTCCATGATTAATCAACTACCATAATAGGTCATTTTACCTTTTAATCCCCAACTCTCTGTCATCAGCTGGTACACCTGctcatttccatttgtttgggttAGCATATTACCCAATAACTCTTTCCCTGTTTCTTGATGTCTCTGTGTTCACCATGCCCACTGCAAAAATTCTGCCTCTTATCTCTTCTGGCTTTGTTCCCCTCCACTATCCTTTTTTGTTTACTCCTCATATAAAGTTGCTAGTATGCATGAATTCAAATTAGTTGTCTTTTCTCTGctggtttattttctttgctctcCATAGTAGATACAGATGACATTTACACTTTAAATGTCTTTCAGATAGGGGGATTTGAGCTGAACCAAAGCATCAACACCAGTCAGACTGTTTCCGAAGAACTAGAGTTTTCTGGGTCAGCAATGGAAAGCCTCAGAGGGAATACTGCTCAGGGTCCTACAAATGAAGAAGACTATAAAAATGAAGGCCAATTATCAAGGCAAACAAAATGTCCTGCACAGAAGAAATCCTCTTTTGAGAACACAGTAGTCAGAAAAGTGTCAGTGACACTCAAAGAAATTTTCACAGGGGAGGAAGGCCCTGAATCCAGTGAATTTAGTCTAAGCCCAAACCTTGACGCACAACAGAAAATTCCAAAGGGAGATGGATCCCCAATATCTAGGAAAAACTCCAAAGATAATTCAGACTTAATTAAACACCAGAGACTTTTCTCACAAAGAAAACCTTGTAAATGCAATGAATGTGAAAAAGCCTTTAGTTACCAATCAGACCTTCTTGTACACAGTAGAATTCATGGTGGAGAAAAGCCTTTTGAATGCAACAAATGTGGGAAATCTTTCAGCCGAAGTACACACCTTATTGAACATCaaagaactcacactggagagaaaccttatgaatgcaatgaatgtggaaaagcttTTAGCCGGAGCACACATCTTAGTCTACATCAGAGAATccatactggagaaaaaccatatgaatgtagtgaatgtggaaaagcctttagCCGAAGCACTAACCTTAGTCAGCATCAGCGAACTCATACTCAAGAAAGGCCttacaaatgtaatgaatgtgggaaagccttcggTGACCGTTCAACCATAATTCAGCATCAACGAATACACACTGGAGAGAATCCCTATGAATGCAGTAAATGTGGAAAAGCTTTCACTTGGATCTCATCGCTTATTGAACATCagagaacacacactggggagaACCCCTATgagtgcagtgaatgtgggaaagTGTTCAGTCGAAGCTCGTCTCTTACAGAACATCAGAGAATCCACAGTGGAGAAAAGCCTCACGAGTGTAGAGTGTGTGGAAAGGGCTTCAGTCGAGGCTCATCCCTTATTATTCATCAGAGAACTCATACCGGGGAGAAGCCATACAAATGTAATGACTGTGGAAAAGCCTTCTGTCAGAGTTCAACTCTGATCAGACATCAGCACCTTCATACTAAAGAGTAATATCTGAGCTTTTATTAATGTTAGCATAAGAACACATATACCTAACCTCCCACCactgaaatacatatatttcaagtatatatatacttgttctaattttcttttattagatACCTATACCTGTTTTAAGCTTTCATTCGTTCTTTCCATCCATCTatccttctttcctctcccctcccttcttccctccttccctccttcctactttttctccctctccctgttctttctttctcttttctcaaatAAGTTCACAATAAAACAAAGGGATGACTCAAAAAACATAACATATGAAATCTAATATTCTGAAGGGCTCCAACTTTAGAGTATAAAGCTATCTGACACCTTGTAGTTTCTCTGCTAATCTATTCCTTCAAGCGTGGGTCCCCGAACCACCAGGTTCTCCTCTGTTTTCTAACCACATCAGCCCCTGCACATGAAGAGAaaatcctgtgtgtgtgtcttcatacTTTCTGGCTCTAGTACCAGAAGAGAGGGATCTGGCTTCAGAGCAGGACTGAAAACTTCTCACCAGTCTGGGGATAATAGTGTTGAGGCAAATTCATTCTCTTGACTTGCAAAAACAGATTTTTCtcatcttcctccttctctcaccTTTTTTGCAGTAGCATTTTTCCTCAAAGTATAACTCATTTTTTTACTAATGCTTAACTAATCCTAGtgttattttatcatatttttaccAAGAATGTTCTAAAAATCTTGGAGACGTTCCTCCATGATCTTGGGAAAAAAAGTTGCCAAATGCtgtgctgttttttttgtttgtttttaattttctttcatttacagATTTCATGAAACTTATATTCTGTGGCTTTGACCCTCACCAATCTTGGAAGATTGATCTCTCAAGGACAAACCCAGTGCCTATTTCTCAGTCCTTTTTCTACTTGACATTTGCAGAATTGGCACTTTTTGCCACTGTTATGCCTTAAATCTTGAGCTTCTTTCTTTCAGGATCCATGATTCTGTGCTGATCTACACTTTTCCTACCTCTCAGCATTTCTTTGATTGTCAATGATCAGCTCTGTGATTTGGGGCAAGGGTTAGGCCAGAATAATCTCATTTTATCAAGTTATAAAACTTGAGGTAGTGCAACTAGATTATACACTTCTTGAAGACAGAAATcttggtttgtttgttgttttatttttgagagaaggtcttgctgtgttgcccaggctggagtgcaatggcacaatcatagctcactgtagccttgaactcctgggctcctgccacagcctcctgagtagctagggctgcaagtgtgtaccaccacacccacaattttaaagtttttttgtggagacaggatctcactatattggcaaggctggcctccatctcctgaactcaaacaattctcccacctcggcttccgaAAACACTgacattacaggtatgagccaccacacctgccagAAATCTTGTTTTTGATTGATAtaaaacatcacaaagtactGAGTAGACACTAAATGCTCTGTAATTATTGCTCACTGATTCCTCTTTATCTGTAATCAATCAACTTGACTTTATTTGATATGGATTAAtaattgatttctttctctctttctactgCTGCTTCCAAGTTCTTGGTACCTTGTGCCTAGATTACTAAATTGATCACTGTTGACTCACTACCATTATCTAGCTCCTTACTAAACTActactttgttaaaaaaaaaatagtcatttcCCAGTGACCTCTGCCCCAAATGTAAACTTCTTTAACCTAAAGGTCTTTCATAGTTTGATCTACTTATttacttcctttctcttctcaaaGATAATACATGCGGGCAGGCCTGTTTTGTCCCTACTATACCCTCTTCtcacacttttcttcttttcaaactgTTCCTTGGCACTTCTACATGTCCTACTTTCTTCATTGTATTCCAGAAACCCTATCCACCCTTTTTTAAAGGCCACGCTCATATCCTGACTCTGTGACACTTTCAGTCCCCTGCCTTCTTAGAAATCCTTTGTAGTGATGGTTTGCATTATTCTCCTGTATTAGACACCTTCTTTACTGTTTTCTGGTTCTTTCACAAGTACTTTTTTACATAAGCTGTTTTGAAGTTGTAAATCATCCTAAATCTTTTATAAGCCTCATATAATACATAGTACAATGCCAGCCTGGACTCTAGTTTTAATCTAAATACATAGGGTTTAATTTAGCAGCATAATCTTTTTAGTCTTTTGAATGATGAGGTAACCTCATAGGTATTTTGGCCCATTTTGCTTTTCCTTGAATTACATATATAACTGACTATTTAGACTGACTCCTTTAGATCTCCTGGGATGCTGACCTCTTGGCTTTCCAATTCATGAGACTATTGTAAAGAATAAGTGAGTTCATTCATGTAAAGTAGtaaaacagtgcctgacataaagtaaatgctcaataaattctAATTGTTATGATTCTAGTGATTCACATCTGCctatagctttttattttattccctgCAGAGCCTTTAACTTCATTACTAGAAATGGAAAACTAGGATCACAATCAAATAAGCTAGAAGGTATTTCTTTTATCATAATAGGCAATAGCTATTTTATTATAACTCCATTGTGTGTAAAAAAATGACTCAAGATGGCGAACAAGATacagtaaaatagaaaacaaaaaacacatacaaatgaGCACTAGGAGATCAGGACAAGTTATGATAACTTACACAGGCAGTCAGTTAGGGACACAAACTGAGCATTCTGGCAACCAAAATGAGAATGTCATTTGCTTACAttgttttagaaggaaaaaaatatgtccaTTCTTCAAGGAAAACAAAGCTTTTCTAATACTTAGAATTAAGATGAATTACTCCATTGGTCTTCATGTAATTATACAATGTCTttgatataaaaaaatttatatttcataacaCCTAGTACACAGCAGTTTCTCTGGTGAATAAATATTTAGTTCATAGCAGAAAGTCCAGAAAGGCAGATGCGAAGATTGTTCTTAGGATGGAGTGAGGTTCGCAGGAGCAGGGGGTAGAGTATATTAAGTAATGAAATATTTACTGGGTACCAGAAGAAACGctctttgtagatatttgagTACAGTTATGAACCACACAAGGACATTTTGGTCAATAATGGACTGCAGAAATGACAGTGAtcacataagattataatggagctggaaAATGCCTATTAACTAGTGACATCATAGCACAATTATATGTTTGTGGTGATACTGGTGTAAACAAACttactgcactgccagtcatataaaagtatagcactaaaggcctagtgtggtggctcacgcttgtaatcccagcactttgggaggccaaggcgggtggatcacctgaagtcaggagttcaagaccagcctggccaacatgatgaaaccacatacaaaaattagccaggcgtggtggctcacacctatactcccagctacttgggaggctgaggcacaagaatcagttgaatccgagaggcagaggttgtcgtgagccaagatcatgccactgcctgcatcctgggcaaaagagtgagactcggtctcaaaaaaaaaaatagcactatATAATACTTGATAGGAAAGTACTATATCACTGGTTTGTGTATTTaccttactttttattgttattaggttggtgcaaaagtaactgcaatgGCAAAAacggcaattacttttgcaccaatttaatattttagagtgtacttctacttattaaaaaaaagttaactgtaaaacagcctcaggcagatcCTACagaaggtattccagaagaaggcattgttatcataggagatgacagctccatgcatatTACTGCTCCTGGAAGACTTTCCAGTCAGCTAAGATGTGAAGCTGTAAAACAGTGATATTGATAATCCTGACTGCCCCGCTGTCTACACCTGGTTTCAAACCATATGGTGTCAGTACTAGGCTGGACTGCACCAGCAGTCCAGGCAGCA encodes:
- the ZNF391 gene encoding zinc finger protein 391 yields the protein MESLRGNTAQGPTNEEDYKNEGQLSRQTKCPAQKKSSFENTVVRKVSVTLKEIFTGEEGPESSEFSLSPNLDAQQKIPKGDGSPISRKNSKDNSDLIKHQRLFSQRKPCKCNECEKAFSYQSDLLVHSRIHGGEKPFECNKCGKSFSRSTHLIEHQRTHTGEKPYECNECGKAFSRSTHLSLHQRIHTGEKPYECSECGKAFSRSTNLSQHQRTHTQERPYKCNECGKAFGDRSTIIQHQRIHTGENPYECSKCGKAFTWISSLIEHQRTHTGENPYECSECGKVFSRSSSLTEHQRIHSGEKPHECRVCGKGFSRGSSLIIHQRTHTGEKPYKCNDCGKAFCQSSTLIRHQHLHTKE